One Nicotiana tomentosiformis chromosome 1, ASM39032v3, whole genome shotgun sequence genomic window, GGTCCCTTAGTGGGCTAAACGGTTCCAACGGctattcttttttaaaaataaaaaataaaaaattgggcTGTCAAAATTaaccgttggctatttataaaatagccatttaacccctcccccaactttgttttaatcccaaactttttataattacacttttttcctatttttaactataaataccccatcattcttttattttttcttacaaaatcatcaatctatcacaatctctctctaattttcttctatagtTGCTACTAttgtttactttattgttactaagtgtataatatataagctacattcgatatatatatatatatatagcttatatttTTGACATGAGAGATCATATGTTTTCACTCATTTTGCATGTGTAGTTATGTTCTAATGTGAGAGATATTAACCTATCCTAACATCATTCTGCACGTGTAACTACCAAATTTTTGAATTTACCCGTGTTAACCAAGTCCTAATTATGTGGAAAATATTATTATCATAACATCTTTCCTCATAAACCAACGTGATTTATAGGAGTAATTTATAGTGAACTGATATATACACACTAGAAATAGACGATGACTTGAAATGGGAAAAGTAATTAAAGCAATTTTAGAAAAACTAGCTTAATTAAGCTCATTAAAAGTTATACTGCGGAATATCACAAGTATATTGCTAGCTAACAACGAAAAGGGGAGGAAATAAACAAAAAAGGTCCGAGTAAAGATAGTGTTGACGGGATCCAGTGATAAATGAGTTAGCTAACAGCTTAGGCCAACCTAAAGACATTCTTATTTTTAAACATTGTGTGATATTGATTGTTTTACGCTAACTCCAACTAATTTTTCTCAACTGGCCGTATACCATTCAAAATATTCTTATATTTGATACATATATTGTAATACATTATGTATCTGCATATTTATTCTTCGGTTATTATTATTGGATGCGGTTATCTGTGCGAAAATTTCAAACAAAAATTAAATGATACAAATAGGACACTTTAATACCACTATTGGTTTTTTTGACCCCGCTTGCCCTCTTAACAACACTTCAAGTTTAACCtactatactacatataaaaCTTTATTACCCACCAATTCCTAATCaatttttaacttaattacatgggcATATATAATTTACTAATTATGTACAAATTGGTATTAATGAATATCCCTTTATATTAAAAATTGATTAGGGAATCAGTTATTTCTCATCCCTAATCtgtctctctccctctctctccgtctctctctctttctctccccCTCTGTTCTTTTTCCAATTTTTCTTCCTTCATTTTTTATGCTTTTTATCATCTCCTTTTTTCAAGGAATTCATCAATGAATTTTAATTGTTTtaatatagagttttaacttagcaattttcttttatgttttataattggtgttcgaattgaaattgtcaaCCACTAAATTTTAAAGGTgttttgattctccaccattgacaaccattaaaaaactgaattcgaatttgggtttttaaaaattattgctTGCTTGGATTGAGTGTtattgcaaacaattgagaatattcttTGGAGTTTGTATCTCAATTTtaagggtgtttggtgaagattaaacttgattttggctgaattgcagattgaaactcgaagaagaagaagaaaaagaatacatgacatacaatatacttacgaaattgtattaaagttgtatgtaaattatatttaagttgtattatgttctaattatatatatttttatttgaatattatatgaaagttgaaaaatagttgtataatatataaattattgtatgaaatttgtatttaagttatatatactatatttttacataaagttgtgtCACACCACCTTTTTCCCGCGGGGACaggggataagggagtttttccaattaaagtgacaatattcgaaatgggattatttatttgatcagagtcgccacttggaataatttatggtgtcccaagtcaccggtttattttaaatttcaaatcgaggaaatttgactctatttatggtctgcgaacacagaagaccgggtaaggaattttattaacccgagagaaggtgtgaggcactcccggattccgtggttttagcacggtcgctcaactattattaattggcctaattatctgatttattacatgtttgaaGCCTATTGCGCATTTTATTTTTTtgaccgcttttaatatttatggaatttatttgaacaaatCGCGATGTCGtgcactcgtttgtttttgtacatattgcgaatcgcgccacatgaaacgcacccgcgatttatgacatgcttattttattgttgtttgaagttatggtcggatcacatgaaatgcacacccgaattggaatttacgtatcgtgaccatgccacgaaAACCGTACCCATGACCACGATGATTCATTATTAATCGCGCTTAAAGAAAACTACGATGTTCATTAATTAATTTCCTAAAGCTAATTttagattattgtaaggtcaagAATTATGAAATTATTTGTGGAAGAATAAAGTAAATTAGTTAACAGAATAAATAGGCCAACATGTACCAATACTCTATAGCCCCAATAGATTAATGACCCAACATACTAAATCCAAATTCCATTATATCAAATCTATTATCATAATTCAGAGAACAAGACaattaatattaagaaaaaaatgaaCAAACTAGTCAAATTAACAAGATAAATGTATGTTATCACGCAAGAACGACTTAAACATCCACCAAACTGCTTAATAGATTTCACCAACGATTTTAACCCTCACAACTCAAAGGAATAAACCAACAGAATATTATGAAAATGAACAAGACCAAACAAAGCAACAACTAAAACAATGCTGACACGAAATAGGCATAAGCTAATCAAAAATAAACACCAAACTATAATAAGCAAAAGAAAACAAACAGAACTAAGGAAACGCCGAAAACGGACCTTTTTATAACTTTCGAAATATCAAAAAAAACATACTTCTCAGCTGGTTTACAAAGAAGATCGAGCCGATAATACCAGACCCGTTAACCAAAGACCACGCCGGAAAACACTCGAATCTCGCGGACGAACTCGAACTCTACTCGACCCAGAGAAAACCGAAACTCAAAGAGCTTTTGTAGGGCAGCGAGCTGAGGCGGGTCTTAGATGCGCTATCGAACTTCGACCTCGACTCTACTATTTTTCCTCGGACAAAAGCAGACTCCACTAAGATAATAAAGGATAACTAAATTTCTGCTATGGTAAATACCAAATAGAAACAGTAGAGGTGTTGAAGTTAAAGCCTTTTCTTTAGGAGATAACTAATAGGCAAAGAGTAAATTTTAGAGAGGAGAAGAGCGGCcgcttttttttcttgtttttattttgGGTGAGGTGTGTATTTATCTTTAGGTAGGGAGAAGGGGCTTAGGGTTAAGGGATTGGGCTTGGATTTAGGAAATTGGGTTGGTTCCATGTCTTGTTGGGTTTTAATTTTGGGCTAAGAAAACTAAAATAATGTAATGTATTTATAAAAATCACTCCTAATAAActactaaaataaaattaaatattaaaagtaaaactatatttttatatttttaaatgttataataaagtaaaaatagagaaaataggcTAAAGTCATAGTAAAATTAAAatactataaacataaatatactaactgaccttaaactaaaaataaaaatatttttgagtttttttaaattgtaatttgaagtaaaaattgattgaaactttataaaaattaaagttaagttaaataaatattttaaacactaaaatagCTCAAAAACGTGCCggatcaaaaattacgtgcttacagctgcccctctttgcttggaaacacgaagagttttcggagcaaagaacaataagcaacgtaattgatttatgacccgACGCTTATTCAAAGCGAAACAAAGACGGACAAAAGATTATGACCGAGCCCTGGtatctgagttgcctacatatccttagctttaaaggaatcaggtcacgtgtagttcaggGGTGAATGAAGTAATGGAGTGTGTGGAGAGGATGACAGAGTCGAGTGAGATaccgttccgtcgaggttccggtccgcggtcctgttattacatcaaaaaatgaaaaaagactaactaagcctgtcagctatgagttacaagattcctatctataagtcttcctAGGCTTGATCTTGAcgcttgaatggttcttcatgcagacttttgatttgaaccttgcgGCTTGCTAACTGCAGGTGCTGATTCATTCTTCTACAGCTTCTTCAGATCAAGACCGGACATGCAGTGCTCGTGTATTcagccatgtcttgagcagttcatGTCTTTCATTGGCTTATGCATTTTGGACTCacttctcttttttcctttttctttttttttttttttattctggattgagacttcttcctttggtcatctcggaatgtcagctcgcattcttgaggcgagcttctgctacttctaacttgaattgaattcttaaatgacttccctcgttctccaggtgggcacctgatgacttagaactcgaaataaattccatcattctccaggtgggcgcctgctgacttaaaaacttgaaatgaattccctcattttccaggtaggcgcctgtgctgacttaaaacagaaatgaattccctcattctccaggtgggtgcctgatattgacttaaaacttgaaatgaattccctggttttccaggtgggcgtctgttgctaacttaaaacttgaaatgaattcccttattttccaggtgggcgcctgatgacttaaaactgaaataaattccctccttttccaggtgggcacctgatgacttaaaaaagaaatgaattccctcatttttcaggtgggcgcctgctgacttaaaactgaaattaaTTCccccgttctccaggtgggcgcctgatgacttaaaaacttgaaataaattctctcgttctccaggtgggcgcctgataatgacttaaaaattaaaacaaattctctcattctccaggtgggtgcctgatgactttaaaactttgaaattaattccctcgttctccaggtgggcgcctgctgttGACTTAACACGTGAAATGaattctctcattctccaggtgggcgcctgctaacttaaaaacttgaaataaattctctcattctccaggtgggcgcctgtgctgacttaaaacctgaaatgaattccctcgttctccaggtgggcgcctgctgacctaaaaacttgaaataaaatccctcgttttccaggtgggtgcctgatgttgacttaaaacttgaaataaattccctcattctccaggtgggcgtctgctgacttaaaacttgaaattaattccctcgttctccaggtgggcgcctgctgacttaaaacttgaaataaaatccctcgttttccaggtgggtgcctgcaacTACAACAAAACggaaacaacaaaagaaactttttctgccccagtttacactaggaagatttgtgagttattAGCAGAACTATAAATTACCTATGTTATTGATGaaggatgcaatgatgagagCAAAATTGAggactcgactaggatgtgcatcatctaaagaaataaaaatctgaaaaacccaaACTAGAAAGTGCATCTCCTAAATTTGAGATTGAGCTTAcagaaaactataaactaagcttgactaaactaaaaactgacccaATTCTCCAGGCGAGACCCCTGATTTCAAGAAAACTAAAGATTGATTACTCAAGAAAACTAAAAGTTGACCTTTATTTTTTTTTcagattttcttttttttaaaacttattatcctaggagaaaattcatcagactagttttttttttttttttggtatcttaggagaaagattcatcagactaagatttctatcctaggagaaagttcatcagactaggttttctatcttaggagaaagattcatcagactaagacgtttattcTAGGAAAAAGTTCATCatactaggttttctatcttaggagaaaaattcatcagactaagattttgatcctaggagaaagttcatcagactaggtccttttgttatcttaggagaaagattcatcagactaagattttgatcctaggagaaagttcatcagactaggtcttcgatcttaggagaaagattcatcagactaagacgtttatcctaggagaaaattcatcagactaggttttctatcttaggagaatgattcatcagactaagacttcgaacctaggagaaagttcatcaaacTAGgtctttttttgttatcttaggagaaagattcatcagactaagtttTTTATCTTagaagaaagattcatcagactaagattttgatcctaggagaaaattcatcaaactaggtctctttttattatcttaggagaaagattcatcggactaagatttcgatcctaggagaaaattcatcagactaagatttcgatcctaggagaaaattcatcagactaggttttctatcttaggagaaaaattcatcagactaagatttttattgggagaaaatccatcggactaggactttttatcctagaaggaaaaatgtgaagagcaatgACAACATTTATGCATACTAGCAAGACAGATAAAGGCAAAAATTTGAGAAACTTACCTTTTGTTggctcttctcttttttttttttttttttttttttttggaaacccaaattccttgcactgctttgttcctgtttcaaataaagaaaattttgtcagttttaaaagtggtggtcggtttgcggCCTTGAGTCTTGGGTGGCTTGACTTTATGATCATCCAACTTTTGGAAGACTGACTGCATTGGTAGTTGGCTGCACtgctgggagactctgttgttccTTACAAGGGACCTTTACTTTCTGTATCAAACCTGATTGTTTCGCTCCCCATTCCACTTGTGTTTTGAGGCTCAATTagccttatcaaaaaaaaagagagatttcttttcttggataaccttttcagatatcttgaatggcttttGCTTTTAGAGCAATTTGGTCTCTCAGGGAGAATCACAATTGGTAAGTGTGTTTTGCACAATGTGCCACTTCATAGTCCTTGTTCGGTACTACAGGGAATCCCTGATTAACCTTgaggttatctttgcttgctttagCCAAATAGGCTGACAAGAGTCTTTTGGGGGAAACCTTCGTATTGCACGAATCCTCAAGACATGTTGGTTGTAATAACTGACtgtgctggccaaatttactttgtgcaactgaaaagctggtagcagattttgaaatcttttcttgcttgttttgacaaggactgactcagAGCGAATGACACAATGATGCGaagaaacaatattaacaagaaataCCCCTGTCGGGAAGGAAAGGAGGAagattttttttggggggggcgGCAGCTAGCCTttatgatcatgacatgcattttggacttagcGGCCTGATCTTTCAAACTGTTCAAATCTTTCCTTTTATCATTCCTATGACatttgaagtcgggcttgtttGTGCCAATTCTTTGCATCAGCTTAATGACtcactttcgactagtggtgccccgaggggttttcatcaacaagtctctctcatttattcatctctgattaccgtcgtcttacagtgcccatgagggttttcactagtaagactctctcatttttcttcttttttttctttgtgtGAGCAACCTGACAGTGTTCTATGTCGTGTGACAACCGTTGCTCATTGCATGCGTttcttggcattcttgaaggcatatcgggaggtctttatttggaaggtttttggatagggttggaaagaTGGGTCGGCATGGAGGCTCTAAGTAGACTCAATATGATGGGTTGTACactttacaactcttggaatcgactctttcaaaagtgaaataaaatctTTGCCACAGCTTTAGATATTggggatttttggattttttttttttttgaattcttattttGTTGGACCAAACGATGtaaggctgcctatgtatcccttttttaaaggaatcaggtctaacgtagttcaaacatctgacctaactaTTATTTTTCATCGTTCTTtctgctcttttttttttcttttttccatttttttttcttttattttttcaaaacaagttgcccaACTTCTATTTTCTGGGGGTATGAGCTTTTGactgttcttttcttcttcttttttttttttttacttgtaCTTTCTAAGAGTTGCCCCAGTTCGTACTCTTTGGGCATggacttttcttttcattttttcatttcattttttttttggacttttaactctaaacttgattccaaaagagggtggtcgaagaaaataacacaggctcaaaaggggtaatAAAGGGTAAAGTGTTTGGGTAGCAGAAAAATGGCCTCCTAGCCTCGAGAATGCCAAACATGGTTTCCTTTCGCGATACAACATTGATGAACATGTCTGTCTTCTTGGTGTGTCGTGGTCGAAAGACACTTTCCATCCCttaatgtcaaactttccaacaaacttcaattgattctttCCCAAACCCGATCTTCACAATAATTTGAAGGTAAAACTTACtcgagcttaattccaaagtgtttcgACTCTTTGTTCATCCTAAAaaatatcttcttcttttttttcggtTATCCGATTCAAGATTAGATCAattttctaagatctggccaaaagTTCCGCATGTATGccatgtcactagaactagcggTGAAAGAACTAAGCATGGAATGAAACAAGGACAAACTGTATTTCACTGAATAACGGATAGAAGGATTTGACAATAAGACAAACAAACTAAAATCCGAGTTACGACCCTAAAATAATCCGgctaataaaaatagcaacaaaacgaacagacaagactcacacagacaaaatagagggatagaagggttcgactcaataaaacaaataaaatctggatcacaccctggaataacccaggtaatagaaaaaacatcaaaacaagctaccaagattccttcctagtgaggagggaatgacttttcaattgctaagctTGACATTTAGCCACAAATTTGTTCATCAGAATTACCATGGCCTTCTCCAATTTCAGTCGGCAAGTTCCCGAGAGGATTCTCATACTCCATGTCACCACACATCATCCCCacaaagtgtgcatcatcatgtgcatataaaggattctgcgtgatattctgggtgtcattatcttggatcactatcagtttttcctggatcatcctttctatttctcttttcaaatcccgaCAACTTTTAACATTGTGCCCCTGGGCATTGGAATGgtattcacaccttttagaaAGGTCAAAGTTTCTTGCACGTGGGTCCACATAATTTGGAGGAATAGGTGCAATCATGTCATAatgctttaatttctcaaacacacttgcataggactctcctattggtgtaaaattatctttcaacctttgttcCCCTCTATACCCCTGGCTCCGTTGTGGGTTATAGGGCATTTGAAAATTTTGTGGAGACTGGTGGAGATTTTGCGGTGCTGGTGCTCGCTTTCTGGGGTGTCTTGGTGGCTGGACAACATACTGAAATGGAGCAATAGAGTATTGTGGGTTCTGAGGTGGATAGTAGTGCTCAGGGGAATCATCGGAAACCTGATGAGGCTGCTCATACCTTCGAGATGTTCTCCTAGGACCTCTTCTCGACCTTATTGTCATCatggtttcttcatccttctcattcGTGTCACTAAAATTATCAGATTCAATCTTTACAGCCTGAGTTGCAGCTTTGAGAACtgcttgacttataattttgcctgtcttaaggccattctcaaccatttccccaattttgattgcttcCAAGAAGGATTTGCCAActgcggacatcatgttttgaaaataatctggctcttgagcctgaaggaagacagtgattagctcgtggtcatccatgggtggcttaactctagctgcttgctctctccatttaatggcatattTCCTGAAGCTTTCAGtcgatttcttcttcaagttagaaAGGGAATTGCGGTCTGGGGCGATGTCGATATTGTACTGGAATTGTCTGATGAAGGCCCGGaccatgtcatcccagacatgccagtgagaggtgTCTTGATCAATAAACCATTCAGAGGCCACCCCTGTCaagctttccccaaaataagccattagcaattcttcatttcttcccgcacctcttagctgattgcaataccttttcaagtgAGCTATggggtcgccgtgtccatcatacttttcaaatttggggatcttgaaaccaagtggcaaacgAACATCGGGGAAAATACATAGATCCTTGAAGGCAACACTCTTCTTACCTGCCAACCCTTGCATATTTTTCAACTGCTGTTCTAAGCTTTTCATTCTTTGGGTCATTTCTTCCTGTACCATCTTACGGGCAGGATTCTCAATCTTTGCAGGAAGATCGAATAGGTACGAGTGGTACTCAGGAGAATGGTATTGTTCTTGTTGGGTAGCAAATTGTGACTCGTGAGTTTTCTTTTGCACCATCGTCGGTTGTGGGATGGTGAAGACGGGTATAACAGTAGTGGTTGTCTGATTGGTTGTCAATGGCACACTTTGGGAGCGCGCAACAGAAGTTTCAGTTGTAGTCATACAGTTAGGAAAAAGACTGAACCCAGGTGGATAGGATTGATCGGGCAATGAGACCGGAATGGTAGTAGTCGAAATGGATGTGAACTCTGGGAAACCATGAATAGAAAAAGGCGGTCCTTGGCCATTGGCCCATGCTTGACACATTTCAGTCATTTGTTGCTTCAGTACTCTATTTTTCTCAACCACAGTAGACTCATGTAGAACCCTCTGACCCTGAGTCTCTTGAGCACTTGTAACAGCTTTGATGCCAGTTGTCAATGGCATTTTTTTCTTGGATATTGTGTTGCCAACttaccacaaaccgaccacctcaaACTTTTTCTATGATTCAAAACAAGAGACACGTTAGAATGGACTCAGTCGGtccttattatcatcatcatttttattttattttttcatttatttaatttttttggtcgatcgaacctgatgtgggttgtctacgtatcatgtgggaacatgaatcagatcgtgCGTAGTTCGAGAGGATCAGAAATaaggtaaataaactaactctttttggattttgatttttttctttttaatttccgaaagaaagagttatatataaaaaaaaaagaaaatatttttggaatttgattattttttctaatttttttccgATAGGACTTCTATataagaaataaaaatattttttggcttttgatgtttttatttttttttggattttttgggagaaagactttctaaaaaaaaggtagaaaatattttttggattttaatttcatttgttttctttttctaatgaaagactcctacaaataaattttttttttttgttctaaaattattttttaatcttttatttgtttgggattttctaaaaaaaaaaaagactcctaaaagaaggaattaaaggaaatatttttggatttttaaaaatggggtctcaaagaaagactttctaaacaagaaaataaaggaaaatatttttaaattttttaaaaattatggtctaaaagaaagacttcCTAAAGAGGaggtaaagaaaatatttttgaattttttgaaaattgtgggccggaaccgatgaggtttgcctacatatcccacatccggtgagaatcagacccgcgtagttctgtcattttgatgcacagaaaaatatgatttgttttggaatgattctctctttgtttttgaaatttCGACAGAGTAACGGGATTTTTGAATACCGGAATTATCAAAACCAGTTGTTTTTCTATCTTACCTCACTCttgatttttctcttcttctttttttttggaatttttttttttttttttttttagtcacgaagccggtcaacatacaagccaagcaaattaatgcgcaagtagcacgtaaagaatgcatcaggatggtcctttaattttgagtacacctgtcctagacggacccaacccctgtgttgagtcccctaagtcaaatgcacgtgatgcaagcaaacgtacctactagggatccggcatgaggctatgttattctaagtttaaattcTGGGTgcattgttctagacctggcttacccgagcggacaactcgagccgaggggggGCAACGTATCGGTAACCAAAAGGCCATCCAGCTTTGTAACTtatccgatcctcgttctaaattaggatatgacactaacagaaaagaagtcacgccagcatgcacttcccagaagatttagaagactcagagaggaAAATGGTTTCgtgacagtttatatacagtccaaacaatatcaaagcagtaaaaataggcatttagcacattaggctcaaacacgtaaaaaaatCAGGATAATAagtaaaagccaagtataacagtcatctaagctcgaattctgaaccctgaaccagagattctgggttcgttctccagtagagtcgccagagctgtcacacctcctttttcccgcggGGACaggggataagggagtttttccaattaaagtgacaatattcgaaatggaattatttatttgatcaaagtcgtcacttggaataatttatggtgtcccaagtcaccggtttattttaaattccaaatcgagaaaatttgactctatttatggtctgcgaacacagaagatcgggtaaggaattctgttaacccgagagaaggtgtgaggcactcccggattccgtggttttagcatggtcgctcaactattattaattgacctaattatctgatttattacatgtttgaaGCCTATTGCGCATTTTATCTTTTtgaccgcttttaatatttatgaaatttatttggacaagtcgcgatgtcgtgcactcgtttgtttttgtacatattacgaatcgcgtcacgtgaaacgcacccgcgatttacgacatgcttattttattgttgtttgaAGTTATGGttgggtcacatgaaatgcacacccgaattggaatttac contains:
- the LOC138906723 gene encoding uncharacterized protein, with translation MPLTTGIKAVTSAQETQGQRVLHESTVVEKNRVLKQQMTEMCQAWANGQGPPFSIHGFPEFTSISTTTIPVSLPDQSYPPGFSLFPNCMTTTETSVARSQSVPLTTNQTTTTVIPVFTIPQPTMVQKKTHESQFATQQEQYHSPEYHSYLFDLPAKIENPARKMVQEEMTQRMKSLEQQLKNMQGLAGKKSVAFKDLCIFPDVRLPLGFKIPKFEKYDGHGDPIAHLKRYCNQLRGAGRNEELLMAYFGESLTGVASEWFIDQDTSHWHVWDDMVRAFIRQFQYNIDIAPDRNSLSNLKKKSTESFRKYAIKWREQAARVKPPMDDHELITVFLQAQEPDYFQNMMSAVGKSFLEAIKIGEMVENGLKTGKIISQAVLKAATQAVKIESDNFSDTNEKDEETMMTIRSRRGPRRTSRRYEQPHQVSDDSPEHYYPPQNPQYSIAPFQYVVQPPRHPRKRAPAPQNLHQSPQNFQMPYNPQRSQGYRGEQRLKDNFTPIGESYASVFEKLKHYDMIAPIPPNYVDPRARNFDLSKRCEYHSNAQGHNVKSCRDLKREIERMIQEKLIVIQDNDTQNITQNPLYAHDDAHFVGMMCGDMEYENPLGNLPTEIGEGHGNSDEQICG